The Deinobacterium chartae DNA segment ATGATCAGGTCAAAGCGGTCCCTCGAGGTGGTCAGCCACTCGAACACGTCGGCCTGCACGCTGCGGTGCGTGCACGAGGCGACGTCCGGGTCAGCGTTGAGTGCGAAGTTGCGCTCGGCGCTGGCCAGGGCGTGCGCCGAGATGTCCAGGCTCACCACCGACCGTGCCCCGCCGCGCGCGGCGTACAGCGAGAAGCCGCCCGAAAAGGAAAAGGCGTTCAGCACCCGCCGCCCCCGCGCGAGTTGCTCGATCTGGCGGCGGTTTTCGCGCTGGTCCAGGAAGAAGCCGGTCTTCTGGCCGCGGATCACGTCGGCCTCGAAGCGCAGCCCGGACTCGCGGAACACCACCGGACCTTGCGGAGCCGTGCCGCGCAGCACGTCGCCGTCGTGCAGGCCCCGCGCTGCGGCTGCCGGCTGGATGTTACGGCTGAGGCGCAGCACCAGGCGCATGTCCGGGAACCTCGAGGCAAACAGGTCCGTCAAGGTGTCCCAGTGCGCGAACCACGCGGCGGTGTAGAGCTTGAGGACCAGCGTGTCCGCGTAGCGGTCGAGCACCAGTCCGGGCCAGCGGTCGCTCTCGCCGTTGATCAGGCGGTAGCCGTCGGTGTCCTCGCCGAATAAGCCCGCGCGGCGGGCCAGGGCGGTCTCGAGGTGCTCGGCCCACCAGGCGGCGTCGATGTTCTGGGGCTTGCCGACGTGCAAGACGCGCAGGCGGATGGGGGAGTCCGGGTCGTACAGCCCGATGGCCAGAAAGCGGTCCTGGCGGTCGAAGACCACGGCCAGTTCGCCCGACTCGCCGGGGCGGTTCTGTTCGCGGATGCTGCCTTCGTACAGCCAGGGGTGCCCGTGGCGCAGGTGGCTCTCGGCCGCCGGGCGGACGCGGAGCCGCAGGCGGGCCTGGGATCGGGAAGAGGAGAGGCTGTTCAAGTCACAAAGGTCTTTCTGGAAAGCGGGAGGCGGTGGGCCTGCGCGGGCGCGGGCGAAAGTCGCGCGGCCCGGCCAATCTCCCCATTATCCACACCGGGAAGGGGTGCGGGGTTGCACAGGTGCCAATTGCGGTCTGTCACCGGCTAAAGCTGCTTTACCGGTAAAACCAGCTCATCCGGTTATACCCCCGCGTCGTTTCAGTCCATCCACCGGCGCAAGGCCGAGGCCACCCGCTTGCCCAGGCCCCGGTACGGTGCCGAAACCAACGGAAACAGGCTGGCGCGGCCTACTTGCATCACTGCCCGTTCGTGGCTGAAGGTGCGAAAGCCGTAAAAGCCGTGGTAGTTGCCCATCCCGCTCGCTCCCTGTCCGCCAAAGGGCAGCGCCGGGTTGGCAAGATGCACGATGGTGTCGTTCACGACCGCGCCGCCCGAGCGGACCTCGCCCAACACGCGTTCGGTCAGCTGGGGGTCACGGGCGAAGACGTACAGGGCCAGCGGCGTGTCCATCGCCCCGATGGTCCGGACCGGCTCCGTGAGGTCATCGAAACCCAGCACCGGCAGCACCGGACCGAACAGTTCCTCGGACATCAGCGGCATGTCCGGGCTCACCCGGGACACCAGCGTGGGAGCCACGTACCGCGCGGCCGGGTCGAAGTCGCCGCCCAGCTCGAGGCGCGCTCCGGCCTCGAGGCTGCGCTGGGTCAGGTCGCGCAGGCGCTCGACCGCTGCAGAACTCACCATGCGGCCGAGGTCCGGATTGCCCCGCCACGCCTCGGGCGGACCGTACAGCCGCTGAACGGCCGCGCGGTAGGCCCGCACGAAGCGCGCCTCGAGGCTGCGCTGCACCCAGACGTGATCGGGTGAGACGCAGGTTTGCCCGACGTTCAGCAGCTTGCCCCAGGCCAGACGCCGCGCCGCCAGCTCCAGATCGGCGCTGGCGGCGACGATGGCCGGGCTTTTGCCGCCCAACTCGAGGGTGACCGGGGTGAGGTGCCGCGCGGCCGCGGCCATCACGCGCCGTCCCACGGCGGTCGAGCCGGTGAAGAAGATGTGGTCGAAAGGCAGTTCGAGCAGGGCCTCGGCCACCGGTACGTCGCCGCTCACGACCGCGACCTCGGCCGGGTCAAAGCTGCGCGCGATCATGGCCTCGAGGACGGCGGCGGTGTGCGGTGCGCGCTCGGAGGGGCGCAGCACGGCGGTGTTGCCCGCCGCCAGGGCCGAGACCAGCGGGGCGAGCTGCAGCAGGAGCGGGTAGTTCCAGGGTGCCAGGATCAGCACCACGCCGCGCGGTTCGTAGCGCACCTCGCTGCGTGCCCCGGGCAGGGCCAGGGGGCTCGGGACCCGCCGGGGGCGCATCCAGCCGCGCAGGTGAGCGCGGGCATGGCGGATCTCGCCCAGCAGCGGCGTGATCTCGGTGAAATCGACCTCGTTGTGCGCCTTGCCCAGGTCGGCCCACAAGGCGGCGCGCAGTTCGGCCCGGTGGGCCAGCAGGGCCTCGCGGAGGCGCTGCAGCCGTGCCAGGCGGTCCTCGGGGCCCTGGCGGGCGATTTCGCGGGCACGGACCCGTTGACGTTCGAACAGCTCGCGGAGCTCGGCAGGGGTAGGGTCGGTCATGGCTCCTCCAAGAAGCGTGGGGCGGAGGGTAAGGACGTTTCTTTAAGCCTAATACCCGCCCCGCTCCCCCGTCAGTGGATGCGTTCCTGGGCTTTGCGGACCAGATCGGGCAGCACCGCCCGCGGCACCAGCCGGGTCAAGAAGGTCTGCAGCCGATTGGTCCGTCCCGGGATTACCAGCGTCTGGCCGCGCAGCAGGGCCTGGTACGCCTCGTCCACCACGTCCGCCGATGACAGCGTGCGTCCGGAGACGAAAAGTCGGGAGCCTTCCAGGCCCGCGCGGGCCTGGAAGCCCGTGGCGGTAGGCCCGGGGCACAGCGCGGTAACGGTCACGCCGGTGCCGCGCAGCTCGCAGGCGAGGGCCTCGGAAAACGACAGCACAAAAGCCTTGCTGGCGTAATACACCGCCATCAGCGGGCCCGGAAAGAACGCCGCCGTGGAGGCGACGTTCAGTACCCGTCCGTGTCGGCGGGCGATCATACCGGGCAGCAGTTGCCAGGTCAGCTCGGTCAGCGCTCCGATGTTGAGCTGAATCATGCGCAGCTGCTCGGGCAGGCTCAAGTCGGCGAACAGGCCATAGGTACCGTACCCGGCGTTGTTGATCAGAACGTCCACCCGCAGGCCGCGGGCCTCCACCTCGGCGGCCAGCCTCGAGGCCGCGCCGGGTTCGCTGAGGTCGGCGCGGAGCACGCTGATCCGCGTTCCGTGCACCTCGAGGTCACGGGCCAAGGCCCTCAGTCGGTCTTCGGAACGCGCGGTCAGGATCAGGTCGTGCCGTTCGGCCGCGAGGCGCTCGGCGAAATCGCGGCCGATGCCGCTCGAGGCTCCGGTGATCAGGGCGGTCGGGCGCTTCGGGCGCATCACGGTCTCCTTTGGGCGGTCAGCATGCCGCGCAGCAGCGCACTCAGAGGTGCCTCGAGCGCCTCCTGAAAGGTCCGGGGGCTGCTCGCCGGGTCTCCGGGGAGTCCAGCGAGCAGCCCCCGGCCGATCATCAAGGCCACCGCGTCCCACAGGACCTGAGCTCCCCGGTCCGCCTCGAGGCCGGGCAGGGCAGCCTCGAGCGCCGTTCCGGGCGCGCGCAGGCGTTCGTTCAGGCGGCGCTGGAAAGCCCGGGTGGCTTGGGGGTCCGCGTTGTGTTCGAGCGCCGTCGCGAGCAGGCCCAGCAGGCGCAGCAGGCCGCCGTGCGCCTCGAGCGGGGCGAGCAGGGCGTGGGCCGCCTGTTCCGGGCTGCGAGGAGAGGCGGCGTGCAGCCGCCGGGTAACGTCCTCGAGCCAGCCTGCCAGGTGCTCCTCGAGCACGTGCAAAAACAGCTCCTCCTTGCCGTGAAAGTACAGGTAGAGCGTGCCCTTGGCCAGCCCGGCCTCGCGCGCGATGGTGCTCATGGTCACGTCCGCGTAGGCGTGGCTGCCGAAGACCCGCAGGGCTGTAGAGACGATGGTGCGGCGGCGCGCTTCCTTGTCGCTGTCGCTGCGCGCGCGGTCCTGGCGGCGCAAGGCGTTGGGCATGATTTGATTGTGGTGTGACCATGGGTCATTTATCAAGCCCGCACGGTGCCCAGGATGCGTAATAATAGGGAAGACGACCGTGTTTCTTGAGCCCGGAGGTCCTTCGCTGCATCGGCCTCCGGGTGATACACTTGGACTCAGTACATTTTCTTCAGGAGGTCCGCTTGCTCCCGCTCATCCACCAGATCCTGTTCGCGGTTTTCGCCCTGATCACCGCCGGATTCGGTCTGTACGGCTTTTACCGCCTCTACCGCAAGATCACCCGGGGGCGCAGCTCTGCCGAAGCCCGCTTCGATCACCCGGTCAAGCGCCTGCTCGAGGCGGCCTGGACCTCGCTGACCCAGGAGCGCACCTTCCGCAAACGGCCCTGGATCAGCGTGCTGCACGCCTTTATCTTCTACGGCTTCGTCTACTACCTGCTGGTCAACGTCGTCGACGGCCTGGAAGGTTACTTTCACTTCGAGATCACCTCGGATAACGTCGCTGGCGCGGTCTACAACTTCCTGGCCGACATCCTGTCGCTGCTGGTCTTAATCGGCGTGGTCAGCCTTGCCATTCGCCGCTTCACCGGCAAGGGCGGGCGCGTGTTTCGCTTCAACGACCGTACCCTGCTGCACGAGCGCGTACGCGACGGCTACATCCGCCGCGACTCGCTGATCGTCTCGAGCTTCATCTTCTTCCACGTCGGTTCGCGCGTGGTGGGACAGGGCTTCAAGCTGATCGAGCAGGGCCACGTGGGCGACCCGTTCCAGCCCTTCGCGGGCCTGGTCGCCGCCGGGCTGGGCGCTGCGGGCATCCACGAGGGCAACGCCCTGGGCGGCTACCTGTTCGGCTACTGGGGAGCGCTCGGCTCGATCCTGCTGTTCCTGTCGTACTTCCCCTACACCAAGCACATCCACATCTTCATGGCGCCGGTGAACTACACGCTGGCGCGTTCCGAGAACTCGGGCACGCTTCCGATGGTCAAGGTGGACCTCGAGGCCGAAACACCCGAACTCGGGGCGGCCCGCCTCGAGGACCTGTCGTGGCCCCGCGTGCTCGACGCCTACGCCTGCATCCAGTGCAACCGCTGCCAGGACGTGTGCCCGGCCTCGCAGACCGGCAAGTCGCTCTCGCCCGCCGCCCTCGAGATCAACAAGCGCATGGAGCTCAACATGCTCGGCGCCGACTTCGAGTCGGGCGCGGCTTCCCCGCGACCGCTGCTCGAGTTCGCCATCACCCCCGAGGCCGTATGGGCCTGCACCACCTGCGGGGCCTGCATGCAGGTCTGCCCGGTGCAAGACGAGCAGATGCTCGACATCATCGACATCCGCCGCCAACAGGTGATGGTCGAGGGCGAGTTCCCCAGCGAGCTGCAGAGCGCCTTTCGCGGCATGGAACGCTCGGGCAATCCCTGGGGCATCTCGCCCGAGAAGCGCATGGAATGGGCCGACGGCCTGCGCGTACCCACCATCGACGAAAACCCGGAGCCCGACGTGCTGTACTGGGTCGGTTGCGCCGCCGCGTACGACCCCGGCGCCCAGAAAGTCGCCCGCTCCTTCGTGCAGCTGCTCGATACCGCGGGCGTGAACTACGCCGTGCTGGGCAAGCGCGAATCCTGCACCGGCGACACCGCCCGCCGCGCGGGCAACGAGTTTTTGTACCAGCAGCTCGCCGAGGGCAACATCGCCACCCTCAACGCGGTGCGCCCCAAGCTGATCGTCGCCACCTGCCCGCACTGCATGAACACCATCGGCAACGAGTACCCGCAGCTCGGCGGCAACTACACGGTCATGCACCACACCCAGTACCTCGAGATGCTGGTCGGTCAGGGGCGCCTGCAGCCGACCCTGACCGATGCGGGCGAGATCACCTACCACGACCCCTGTTACCTGGGCCGCCACAACGGCGTGTACGACGCCCCGCGTGACGTGATTCGCTCGATGGGCCTCGAGGTCCTCGAACTCGAGCGCAGCCGCGAGGGATCGTTCTGCTGCGGCGCGGGCGGCGCGCAGTTCTGGAAGGAAGAGGAAGAGGGCGACGAGCGCATCTCGGACAACCGCTTCCGCGAGATCCAAGCCCGCCTCGACCGGGCGCGCGAGAGCGAGCGGACCGGCAAGGTCGTCGCGGTCGGTTGCCCGTTTTGCAAGTCGATGCTGAACTCCACCCCCGCCAAGGCCGAGTCCGACGTGGTGGTCAAAGACATCGCCGAGATCATGTTCGAGCGCGTCTTGGACCGCACCCCCGAACCCCAGGGCGTGACCCTCGAGGAGATCCTCGAGGAAAAACCGTACGTTCCCAACGCCAACTTGCCCGAGTCGAAGCAGGGCGCTCCGCTCGAGGACCGGCCCCAGCCGCAGCCTGCTCCGCAGGCCGACCCCGCCGTGTTGGAGGACACCCCGGCCCCCGAGACACCCACCGAGCGCGCGCGCAGGAAGTGGGCGCCCAAGGCCGCCGCTTCCGAGACGCCTGCCGCGCAACCGGAAGCGGCCCCGGAGCCGGGCCGCAAGAAGTGGGCGCCCAAAGCCGCCGCCCAACCCGAGGCTGCTGCCGCCGAACCGGCGCCTGCCGCAGAACCCGCCGCCGAGACCGGCCGCCGCAAGTGGAGCCCCAAGGCTGCCGCACCCGCTCAGCCCGAAGCTCAGGCTGCGGAGACGGGCTCCGCCGGGGGAGCGGAGGAAGGAAGCCGCAGAAAGTGGCAGCCCAAAGCCAAGGCGGAAACGTCCGCCGAACCGTCCCGCGAGAAGGAACCGCCCAAAGCCGTCACCGAGAGCGAGGCATCGCCCGCTCCCGCCGGGCTTGCCGAGGCGACCGGCGAGGCCCCACGCCGGAAATGGCAGCCCAAGGCCGCCGCTTCCGAGGCGAGCGCGCCCGCGACCCCGCCCGCCGCCGTCACCGAACCGCTTTCATCGGCAGCGGCCGAGGGAGGGCGCAAGAAGTGGCAGCCCAAGGGCAAGGCCCCCACCGCCGAAGTGCCGACCGCAGCCGACCGGGCAGCGCAAGCTCCTGCGCAACTCGAGGCCGGGGCGGGGGCTCCGCGCAAGAAGTGGCAGCCCAAGGCCCGGAGTGAGGCGAGTGCCGAGACTCCCCTCGAGGCCCCGGCAGCCTCCGCTCAGGAGAGCACACCGGCAGCCGAGGCGGCTCCGTCCGAGACGGGCCGCAAGAAGTGGCAGCCCAAGAAGAAAGACTGACCTCGGTAACAGCGGAGAGCGGGACCGTGCCAGCGGTCCCGCTCTCCGCTTGGCCCGCAGGTCCCGGCGGATGACCGGGTGGATCACCTTGCCCGAGTTTGCTCTCGGGGAGCCCCTGGCCTGTCCGGGCCGGACAAGCATTAAGCGACGATAGACGGTGGACCGCTGCTGGACCACCTCAGGTTTCATGCGCCCTGCCTACAGTGAAAAGCCATGGTATTCCGTCTCGCTGTCTCGGCTCTCAGCTGGGGAATGACCGCGCTTTCGTCCCTGAGCATCGGAAACACCTACCGCTTTCAGATCTCGCAGCACAGCGCCGAGCTGCGGGGCCTGACCCGTGCGGTGCGGGTCGCACATCTCAGCGACTTGCACTACGGGGTGTTCGTCGGACTGGGCTCGGTCCGGCGCTGGGTGGACGCCACGCTGGCGGCCCAGCCGGACCTGATCGTGATCACCGGGGATTTTTTAGACAGCAGCTTTCGTAACCGCAGCTATCTGAGCCTGCTCGGCGAACTCTCGCGTCTGCGCGCCCCGCTCGGCGTTTACGGGGTGTGGGGCAACCACGACTGGACCAGCCTGAACACCGGCCGGACCCGCGCGCGCTTCGCCGAGCGCCTGCGGCTGCACGGCATCACCATGATCAACAACTCGGGCGTGCAGTTGCGCGACGACCTGTACCTGGCCGGCGTGGACGACTGGTGGTTCGGCAACCAGGACCTCGAGGCGGCCCTGCAGGGCTACCGGGGCGGGGCGGTCCTGCTGCTCTCGCACAATCCGGACTTTTTGCCGTACGTGTCCGACCGGGTTCAGCTGACCCTGTGCGGTCATACCCACGGAGGGCAGGTGCGCATTCCGCTGGTCGGTCCGCTCAAGCGTCCGACCCTGCAGCCGGTGCTGCAGGGATGGGTGCGGGGCGACACCCTGCTGTCCTCGCCGGACGAGGGGGAGAATGCTCCGCACCCCGATCCGTACCGTCCGGCTCTGGGCTTCGTGTCACGCGGCCTGGGCGTGACCGGGGTTCCTGTGCGCTGGGCGTGCCCGGCCGAGATCGCCCTGCTCGAGCTGCTCCCGGACCCGTCCTCGACCTGACCGTGCGGTGGATCAACGGCCGCCGCAGCCGCGCGAGCGGAAAAGCGCGCAGTGCCGCCGCGTAACAGGCGGTTATGCCTTGGCGGGCATGTGCGGCGGAAGCCGCGCGCGGCAGCGGAGTTCAGGTTACTGCCTCGAGGCGCACCTCCTCGAAGCTCACCTCGAAGCCCTGACCCTGCGGAGAGGCGCACATCGGGCCGACTTCCACCTCTGGTTCGGGCGGAAAGTAGGCCATGCGCAGCATCTGGGGCGCTTGACCGCTGGGAGCGGCCAGAACGGTGACCGCCTCGGCACGGCGCTCGAGGCGCAGCGTGATTTCTTCCGGCTGGCCCTCGAGGGGGGTGACCGACCAGTCGGAAAACCCGTGGGTGACCACCACGCTCAGGAGCTGCCGCCCTTCTACGTATTCGACGCCGCATTTGATCCAGCGCTCGGGGTCGAGGCGCAGCAGAAGTCCGGCCTGGTCGTACAGGTCGCGGTAGTCTCCCCGGAAGCGCACGGTGGCGTCAAAGTCGCCGCGCATGACCGTGAGGCGCGCGTGGCCGCTGTCGCGCACGAAACCGTAGTGGGTGTGGCGCCAGAAGTCCGAGTCCGGACCGCTGCGGACGGTGAGCCGGGAGCCGTCTTCGTGCCAGTGAGGTGCCTCGTTGAGCCAGGTCCAGATCATGCGCCCACTGTAACCCGCTGTGATCCGGGGCCAGCGGTAGGATTGCCCGGCAGGCGCTGGACCCTGGAGATCGGTGCTGTAACCCTGCAGAGGTAAAACTCAGGAATAAAAATTTCACGACCCAAAAACATCGTGAATATTTTTCACTTATACACCATAAAAGCAGGGCGGGGAAGACCCGCCCGCTTTCGTCAGCCTCAGAGCCGGGCCAGCGCCAGCCTGCCGCCCTCGAGCTCCGCCACGAACGTCCCCTCGAGCTCCGCGCCGAACAGCAGTTCCTCGGCGAGCGTCTCGCCCGCGATCAGATCGCGGTGCTCGCGCGCCGCCTCGAGCGCGTCACCCTCGAGCAGCAGGCTCAGGCGGATGCGGTCCGAGACCTCCAGGCCCGCGTCCTTGCGCGCGTTTTGCACCGCGCGCACCACGTCGCGCGCCAGGCCCTCGAGCAGCAGCTCGCGGGTCACGGTGGTATCAAAAGCCACCAGGTAACCGGCGTCCTCGATGGCCGCCATGCCCTCGGGGCTGCGGGCGTCCACCAGCACCTCGTTCGGCTGCAGCTCGAAGCGCACACCGTCGGCCTCGACCTCGAAGGCGCGGTCCTCGCGCACCGAGCGCGCCACCAACGAGGGATCAGCGGCCTCGAGGGCCTTCTTGAGCAGCGGGATCTGCTTGCCGTACTTCTTGCCGACCACCGGCAGGTTCGGCTTGAGCTGGTAGCTGACCAGGTCGGCAAACTGCTCGAGCAGCTCTACGTTCTTGACGTTGAGTTCCTCGGCGATCTGCTCGCGGAAGCGGCCCAGGCTGGCGGTCTGTTCCCGGGTGCGGGCGCGCAGCAGCACCTTGGGCAGCGGCTGGCGGGTCTTGATGCCGGTCTGTCCGCGCACCGCGCGGCCCAGGCTGACCACCTTGATCACCGCGTCCATCTGCTCGACCAGTTCGGGGTTCAGGAGCGACGCGTTCACGGTCGGCCAGCGGCTGAGGTGCACCGACTCGGGCGCCATGGGGTCCACCGACAGCACCAGGTTCTGGTACAGCATCTCGGCCACGAACGGCGTGAACGGCGCGGTCAGCTGGGTGACGGTCACCAGGGCCTGGTGCAGCGTGGCGTAGGCGGCGGTGTCCACCTCGCCCTCGCTGCGCCAGAAGCGGCGGCGGTTGCGGCGCACGTACCAGTTGGAGAGGTCTTCGACCACGAAGTCTTGGATGGCCCTCGAGGACCCGGTCGGGTCAAAGGCCTCGAGGCGCTCGGTGACGGTCTGAATCAGCTCCTGCAGCTTGGCCAGCAGCCAGCGGTCCACCTCGGGCCGCTCGGACACGGGAGGTGCGGCCGTCAGGTCGGGCTGGTCGAGGTTGGCGTACATCACGAAGAAGCTGTAGGTGTTCCACAGCGTCAGGAAGTAGTTCTTGAAGCTCTCGGCCACCAGGTTGGGGCCAAAACGCCGCGACAGTTCGGGCGGCGCCGAGACGAACATGTACCAGCGGGTGGCGTCGGCGCCGTACTGTTCGAACATCGCCCAGGGGTCTACGATGTTGCCCTTGGACTTGGACATCTTGTTGCCCTTCTCGTCCAGGATGTGTCCGTGGCAGATCACGGTCTTGTAGGCGACCGAGTCGAACAGCAGCGTGCCAAGCTGGTGCAGGGTGTTGAACCAGCCGCGGGTCTGGTCGATGGCCTCGGCGATGTAGTCGGCCGGGAAGCGTCCCTCGAAGGCCTCCTTGTTCTCGAACGGGTAGTGAAACTGCGCGAACGGCATCGAGCCCGAGTCGTACCACACGTCGATCACGTACGGAACGCGCCGCATCTCCTCGCCGGTTTCGGGGTGGTAGAGGACCACGTCGTCGATGAACGGGCGGTGCGGGTCGAATTCGGGGTTAAAGGGATTGATCGCCCCCCGCGAGAGCTCGGCCAGTTCGGCGTACGAACCCACCACGTGGAAGCGGCCCGAGGCGGTCTCCCAGATGGGGAGCGGGGTGCCCCAGTAGCGGTTGCGCGAGAGGTTCCAGTCGACCAGGTTCTCCAGCCACGCCCCGTAGCGTCCGGTCCGGATGTGCGCGGGCAGCCAGTTGATGGTCCCGTTCAGCTCGATCAGGCGCTCCTTGCGGGCGGTGTTGCGCACGAACCACGACTCGGTGGCGTAGTACATCAGCGGGGTGCCGCAGCGCCAGCAGTGCGGGTAGGCGTGGTTGAAGTTGACCAGCTTCCACAGCACGCCTTTTTCCTTCAGGGCGCGGTTGATGTCCGAGTTGGCGTCGCGGAAGAACACGCCTTTCCACGGCCCGAAGCGGTGCTTGCCCTCGCTGTCCACCCCGACGATGATCGGGAAGCCGTACTTGCGCGCCAGGCGCAGGTCGTCCTCGCCGAACGCCGGGGCGGTGTGCACGATGCCCGTGCCGTCCTCGGCGGTCACGTAGCTGTCCAAGCCCGCCTGCCAGGCGTTCTGGCCGTCTCCCTCGAGGTCGTAGGCCTCGCGGAAGGGCGGGTGGTAGCGCGCCCCCTCGAGTTCCGGCGCGGCAAAGCGCTTGACGACCTCGGCGTCCTCACCGAGCACCTGGTTTTTGAGGCTTTCGGCCAGGATCACGACCTTGCCGTTCGTGTCGCGCACCGCGAGGTAGGTGAAGTCGGGGTTGAGGGCCACGCCGACGTTGTACGGCACGGTCCAGGGCGTGGTGGTCCACACCAAGAAGGCGCTGCCCTCGGGGAGGCCGAGCCGGGCGGGGTCCACCAGGTCGAAGGTGAGGTAGATCGAGGGGTCTTGGATGTCCTTGTACCCCTCGCTCACCTCGGCGTTGGAGAGCGTGGTGCCGTCCTTGGGGCAGTAGGGGGCGACCCGGAAGCCCTTGTACAGCAGGTCCTGGCCTGCGAGTTGCTTGAGGCTCCACCACACCGACTCGATGTAGTCCTTGTGCAGGGTCATGTAGGCGTCGTCCAGGTCCACCCAGTAACCCATGCGCTCGGTGAACTCGCGCCAGATGTGCTCGTACTCGAACACCGACTCGCGGCACTGCGCGTTGAATTTATCGATGCCGTAGGCTTCGACCTCGCGCTTCGAGGACAGGCCCAGCTTTTTCTCCACGGCGAGCTCGACCGGCAGGCCGTGCGTATCCCAGCCCGCCTTGCGCGGCACGCGGTAGCCCTGCATGGTCTTGAAGCGCGGGAACAGGTCCTTGTACGAGCGTGCCTGCACGTGGTGGATGCCCGGGGTGCCGTTGGCGGTGGGCGGCCCCTCGAAGAACGAGAAGACCGGGCCGTCCTTCTCGAGGCTGCGCTTGAAGACGTTCTTGTTGCGCCAGAACTCGAGAACGTCTCGCTCTAGGTTGGGGAAGTTCGGGTTGCTTTCGACGGGTTTGAACACGGGTCCTCCAATGCAAGAATCCCAGCACGGGTCTCGTGCTGGGACGCGGTGTTCGCGT contains these protein-coding regions:
- the ileS gene encoding isoleucine--tRNA ligase, which gives rise to MFKPVESNPNFPNLERDVLEFWRNKNVFKRSLEKDGPVFSFFEGPPTANGTPGIHHVQARSYKDLFPRFKTMQGYRVPRKAGWDTHGLPVELAVEKKLGLSSKREVEAYGIDKFNAQCRESVFEYEHIWREFTERMGYWVDLDDAYMTLHKDYIESVWWSLKQLAGQDLLYKGFRVAPYCPKDGTTLSNAEVSEGYKDIQDPSIYLTFDLVDPARLGLPEGSAFLVWTTTPWTVPYNVGVALNPDFTYLAVRDTNGKVVILAESLKNQVLGEDAEVVKRFAAPELEGARYHPPFREAYDLEGDGQNAWQAGLDSYVTAEDGTGIVHTAPAFGEDDLRLARKYGFPIIVGVDSEGKHRFGPWKGVFFRDANSDINRALKEKGVLWKLVNFNHAYPHCWRCGTPLMYYATESWFVRNTARKERLIELNGTINWLPAHIRTGRYGAWLENLVDWNLSRNRYWGTPLPIWETASGRFHVVGSYAELAELSRGAINPFNPEFDPHRPFIDDVVLYHPETGEEMRRVPYVIDVWYDSGSMPFAQFHYPFENKEAFEGRFPADYIAEAIDQTRGWFNTLHQLGTLLFDSVAYKTVICHGHILDEKGNKMSKSKGNIVDPWAMFEQYGADATRWYMFVSAPPELSRRFGPNLVAESFKNYFLTLWNTYSFFVMYANLDQPDLTAAPPVSERPEVDRWLLAKLQELIQTVTERLEAFDPTGSSRAIQDFVVEDLSNWYVRRNRRRFWRSEGEVDTAAYATLHQALVTVTQLTAPFTPFVAEMLYQNLVLSVDPMAPESVHLSRWPTVNASLLNPELVEQMDAVIKVVSLGRAVRGQTGIKTRQPLPKVLLRARTREQTASLGRFREQIAEELNVKNVELLEQFADLVSYQLKPNLPVVGKKYGKQIPLLKKALEAADPSLVARSVREDRAFEVEADGVRFELQPNEVLVDARSPEGMAAIEDAGYLVAFDTTVTRELLLEGLARDVVRAVQNARKDAGLEVSDRIRLSLLLEGDALEAAREHRDLIAGETLAEELLFGAELEGTFVAELEGGRLALARL